In one Chryseobacterium camelliae genomic region, the following are encoded:
- a CDS encoding fibronectin type III domain-containing protein, whose amino-acid sequence MKKLLLMCQLLFGSFLMAQVSYTQDWTAAGLNNWVTSGTVFSNNTTANQICGTSGGTIRGELYYGTSGQFTSPNLSGNNTGQVTLSFDYKVTDYFAATSATPSNKIGNIKVEYATAATGPWITAYTINSTNHVASNTCATKTITFIPQAGNLYVRFNATSDNNADVYYYFDNVSISQSAVSTCPPPSAITLGAVTAATAVVSWMAPAPAPANGYDVYYNTTGIPPTSGTVLNGTNSVQSTTTTATIPGLSPTTTYYVWVRAKCSATDQSYWIPMASAFTTPCVSISTFPWTENFDSMTSIGAGVLPNCWATTGGSDIFTTQDASSQGYNDPKSTPNYVTIYYPTTAAYLWTPSFHLTANQSYDFSFYWVGDGYSGWDGNVLVNTAQSSTGATTLSTFVTSAQTTTGGSNSTNYTKVKVTFVPATTGEYNFGIKSFAATFDPYYLGFDDFNVMPTPTCVEPAGMAVSGVAANTATLNWTAPNPVPANGYEYYISTTNTPPTAPTGPVTGTSITLPTTLAPNTTYYWWVRAICSTTSSSIWIQGPTFTTTQIPATLPYSQPFTTNDFGFGNGSQPNKWYFGSAAGNPANSLFVSADNGVTNGYDESLTSVAHAYRDFAIPAGTTAASPAILTFDWRALGEGTPPYLYDYISVWMVPSSYTPNAGNSITAGTNRVLLGQLNQQSIWQNYVNTNLDLSGYAGGVMRLVFEWKNDGFGGTSPAGAIDNINLLIPTCKVPTALAVTGIVSNGATISWTAPTPAPAGGYVYYVSASNVPPGAGTPGTPVTGTTVNLAPTLTPNTTYYWWVKAVCSSTDSSIWIPGPSFMTTQIPAVLPYLQDFSGTNDFGVLNTGQPNIWFHGSATGNTGKSLYITNDNGVSNAYTNDVTSIVQVYRDIQIPAGTSLATFSFDWKADGESSWDYLRVWLVPASFLPTPGTSITAVTGTPGAPGRVQVGQYNQNGTTWQSYSNANLNLTNFAGTTMRLVFEWTNDSYGGTQPPIAIDNIVLRVCSTATPVVTVTPASITHNSATITWPQDIGGASYKVKYRPVSSTQWLPAAGPIDVAAVPGTTQTFTLNAPNNPLTPATLYEVEVAAVCNTINVGVYSHNEFTTKCDPTPPNVTFTNITSTSAVVNWSPLAASATYEIQWRKVGDPGWIGPLALPNPPANTYALPSPGYTLTPYTQYEVQVRSTCVGSTTPNPWSSLSRFTTERTCEIPPPGLTILELKPTSAKVQWDPYVGPDATGKYILRYRKVGIPGWTNVPVSTNLYTLTGLTELTKYEMQVANVCSGTPGNYTLPYYFTTPTVIYCQMGANTASGEYISQVTVTPNGKPQMKNPSGASQYTDYTADPLAQIEMIQGSVNNQLTIDKVASGDAGVVAWIDFDRNGEFDINERILVSGPNTAATATATFSVPSDAFVSNVDYMYVVMRVALMKGGLPVNCTNFDNGEVEDYTVRITKKPTASLLNQTDILIYPNPVSTVLNVKNISKRANYKIYNAAGQLVTKGIILNNKVDVHSLINGVYMIDIEDGSTSVQKKFIKE is encoded by the coding sequence ATGAAAAAACTTCTACTCATGTGCCAATTGCTCTTTGGCTCATTTTTGATGGCTCAGGTCTCCTATACCCAGGATTGGACGGCAGCAGGTCTTAATAACTGGGTAACCAGTGGGACTGTTTTTTCCAATAATACGACTGCTAACCAAATATGTGGAACCAGCGGAGGAACTATTAGAGGAGAACTGTATTATGGGACCTCAGGACAATTTACTTCTCCTAACCTTAGCGGAAATAATACAGGGCAAGTAACCTTGTCATTTGATTACAAAGTGACAGATTATTTTGCGGCAACTTCTGCAACACCTTCCAATAAAATTGGAAATATAAAAGTAGAATATGCTACCGCTGCCACAGGACCGTGGATTACGGCTTATACGATTAATTCTACCAATCATGTAGCATCTAATACGTGCGCTACAAAGACAATTACTTTTATACCTCAAGCAGGAAATTTATATGTGAGATTTAATGCTACTTCAGATAATAATGCTGATGTGTATTATTATTTTGATAATGTATCTATTTCGCAATCTGCAGTATCAACCTGTCCTCCTCCCTCTGCGATAACACTGGGAGCTGTGACTGCTGCTACGGCTGTTGTTTCTTGGATGGCACCTGCTCCAGCACCAGCAAATGGATATGATGTTTATTATAATACGACAGGCATACCTCCGACTTCAGGTACGGTACTTAATGGAACTAATTCTGTACAAAGTACGACAACAACAGCAACTATTCCAGGATTATCACCTACAACAACATATTATGTATGGGTAAGAGCAAAATGTAGTGCTACGGATCAAAGCTATTGGATACCGATGGCATCAGCTTTTACAACTCCTTGTGTTTCGATTTCTACGTTCCCATGGACCGAAAATTTTGATTCTATGACAAGTATTGGTGCAGGAGTATTGCCAAATTGTTGGGCAACTACTGGAGGTTCAGATATTTTTACAACCCAGGATGCATCTTCGCAAGGTTATAATGATCCAAAATCAACACCTAATTATGTGACGATTTATTATCCTACTACAGCTGCTTATTTATGGACTCCAAGTTTTCATTTAACAGCAAATCAGTCTTATGATTTCTCTTTTTATTGGGTTGGAGATGGATATTCAGGCTGGGATGGAAATGTTTTGGTAAATACAGCGCAATCTTCCACAGGAGCGACTACCCTTAGTACTTTTGTTACTTCTGCACAAACGACGACAGGAGGTTCAAACAGTACAAATTATACGAAAGTTAAAGTGACATTTGTACCTGCTACAACTGGAGAATATAATTTTGGTATTAAATCGTTTGCTGCAACATTTGACCCATATTACTTAGGGTTTGATGATTTTAATGTAATGCCAACTCCTACTTGTGTTGAACCAGCAGGAATGGCGGTAAGTGGGGTGGCTGCAAATACTGCTACTTTAAACTGGACGGCTCCAAATCCTGTACCGGCAAATGGATATGAATATTATATTTCTACAACCAACACGCCGCCAACAGCGCCAACAGGACCAGTAACGGGAACCTCTATAACGTTGCCTACTACCTTAGCTCCAAATACTACTTATTATTGGTGGGTAAGAGCTATCTGTTCTACAACAAGTTCCAGTATCTGGATTCAGGGGCCAACTTTTACAACCACACAGATTCCGGCTACCTTACCTTATTCGCAACCTTTTACGACGAATGATTTTGGCTTTGGAAATGGATCTCAGCCCAATAAATGGTATTTTGGTTCAGCGGCAGGAAATCCTGCAAACTCACTGTTTGTATCTGCTGATAACGGAGTAACAAACGGTTATGATGAAAGTCTTACAAGTGTTGCCCATGCATATAGAGATTTTGCCATTCCTGCAGGAACAACTGCTGCTTCACCTGCTATTTTAACTTTTGATTGGAGGGCATTAGGAGAAGGTACACCACCTTATTTATATGATTATATTAGTGTATGGATGGTTCCGTCATCATATACGCCGAATGCTGGAAATTCTATTACAGCTGGTACAAATAGAGTGCTGTTAGGTCAATTAAATCAGCAGTCAATATGGCAGAATTATGTGAATACGAATTTGGATTTGTCGGGTTATGCGGGAGGTGTTATGCGATTGGTTTTTGAATGGAAAAATGATGGTTTCGGGGGAACTTCACCGGCGGGTGCAATAGATAATATTAACTTATTGATTCCAACTTGTAAAGTACCAACAGCCTTAGCGGTAACAGGTATTGTATCCAATGGAGCAACGATTAGCTGGACGGCTCCAACACCCGCTCCTGCTGGAGGATATGTATATTACGTGTCTGCTTCGAATGTACCTCCTGGTGCAGGTACTCCTGGAACACCTGTTACAGGAACAACAGTAAACCTTGCTCCGACTTTAACTCCTAATACGACTTATTACTGGTGGGTAAAAGCGGTTTGTTCTTCTACAGATTCCAGTATTTGGATTCCTGGACCGAGCTTTATGACCACTCAGATTCCTGCTGTACTTCCATATCTTCAGGATTTTTCAGGAACTAACGATTTTGGAGTATTAAATACAGGGCAACCTAATATATGGTTCCATGGTTCTGCGACAGGAAACACAGGAAAATCTCTTTATATTACAAATGATAATGGAGTAAGTAATGCTTATACTAATGATGTAACAAGTATAGTACAGGTATATAGAGATATTCAAATCCCTGCAGGAACTTCCCTGGCTACCTTCTCTTTTGACTGGAAAGCGGATGGAGAAAGTTCTTGGGATTATTTGAGAGTTTGGTTGGTGCCGGCAAGCTTTTTACCAACACCTGGAACTTCGATTACAGCGGTGACCGGAACACCTGGCGCACCAGGAAGAGTTCAGGTAGGTCAGTATAATCAAAACGGGACTACCTGGCAGTCTTATTCCAATGCGAACCTGAACCTTACCAATTTTGCAGGAACTACCATGCGTTTGGTATTTGAATGGACAAATGATAGCTATGGAGGAACTCAACCACCAATAGCAATCGATAATATCGTATTAAGAGTTTGCAGCACTGCTACCCCTGTAGTGACAGTAACCCCAGCTTCAATTACGCATAACTCAGCAACGATTACCTGGCCACAGGATATCGGAGGCGCTTCTTATAAGGTTAAATATCGTCCGGTAAGTTCTACGCAGTGGTTGCCAGCAGCCGGTCCTATAGATGTAGCGGCTGTGCCTGGAACAACCCAGACGTTTACATTAAATGCCCCAAACAACCCGTTGACTCCAGCTACATTATATGAAGTAGAAGTAGCAGCGGTTTGTAATACCATTAATGTAGGAGTGTATTCACACAATGAATTTACGACGAAATGTGACCCGACTCCACCAAACGTAACCTTTACGAATATTACTTCCACTTCAGCAGTAGTGAACTGGTCACCATTAGCAGCAAGTGCTACCTATGAAATTCAGTGGAGAAAAGTAGGAGATCCGGGATGGATCGGACCACTTGCTTTGCCAAATCCACCAGCAAATACATATGCTCTTCCTTCTCCGGGATATACTTTAACACCTTATACTCAGTATGAAGTTCAGGTGAGAAGTACATGTGTGGGCTCCACAACACCTAACCCATGGTCAAGCTTATCAAGATTTACAACAGAGAGAACCTGTGAAATACCACCACCGGGATTAACGATTTTAGAATTAAAACCTACCAGTGCCAAAGTTCAGTGGGATCCTTATGTAGGTCCGGATGCAACAGGTAAATATATTTTAAGATACAGAAAAGTAGGAATTCCTGGATGGACCAATGTTCCTGTGTCTACCAATCTTTATACCCTGACCGGTTTAACAGAACTGACCAAATATGAAATGCAGGTAGCCAATGTATGTAGTGGTACTCCAGGTAACTATACTTTACCGTATTACTTTACTACGCCTACGGTAATTTATTGTCAGATGGGAGCTAATACCGCTTCAGGAGAATATATTTCCCAGGTAACTGTTACTCCTAATGGAAAACCTCAGATGAAGAATCCTTCGGGAGCTTCTCAGTATACCGATTATACGGCAGACCCTCTAGCTCAGATTGAAATGATCCAGGGCTCAGTAAACAATCAGTTGACCATTGATAAAGTAGCAAGCGGGGATGCGGGAGTTGTAGCATGGATTGACTTTGACAGAAACGGAGAATTCGATATCAATGAAAGAATCCTTGTTTCCGGACCGAATACCGCAGCAACGGCAACAGCAACATTCAGTGTACCATCCGATGCATTTGTCAGCAATGTTGACTATATGTATGTAGTGATGAGAGTGGCTTTAATGAAAGGCGGTCTTCCTGTGAACTGTACAAACTTTGATAACGGAGAAGTAGAAGATTACACGGTACGAATCACTAAGAAACCGACAGCCAGTTTGTTGAATCAGACGGATATCTTAATTTACCCTAACCCTGTAAGCACGGTATTGAATGTAAAGAATATCAGCAAGCGGGCAAATTACAAGATTTACAATGCAGCGGGTCAGCTGGTAACTAAAGGAATCATCTTGAACAACAAGGTTGATGTACATTCGCTGATCAACGGTGTGTATATGATCGATATTGAGGATGGCTCCACTTCGGTACAGAAGAAGTTTATCAAGGAATAA
- a CDS encoding GEVED domain-containing protein encodes MGYAGITGAATDVQAHSDAYFHKASITQVQTNLNSKTCDAETSVTNNPPVIAALPSYTIPNKTAFVLTANVTDPENDPMTYTWEQVDTGATSAQTINKTNLGTTTYGASFRSFTPTTSPTRYFPKFSSVLAGVLDNSLNTWESTSQVARSSNFAITVRDNNANPAVQQTNFAQQAITVGSDGPFQITSGYLFSNTTTNITWDVANTSSAPYSVANVKIDYSTDNGVNWTVLSASTPNNGTATIVALPPSLNGQMVVIRVSSIGNVFYALKKVTVSTQATCGTAPNSVAANNITSNNANISWAPVSGAGSYSIQYKLSSASTWTTTTSTTNSLSLSNLTDCSAYQVQVAAICSGTTGPYSTPITFSTVCTNYCTVASTNATRDYISNVTLATVNNTTAATVYSDFTANTVLQPVLLTNSSNSISVSVATPVATGSTNVMAVWIDFNKNGTFETNERVLNKPAVLTSVGTVVTTGTFTVPSTAVINSPLRMRVVTVVATAGSAGASLPESYTCGTFSYGEVEDYNVIVTTSLGTNDVNNTKDGIQIYPNPATDFLNVTKVSDKATYKIYNAAGQLVSNGTINGGRINVSALIKGAYVIAIEDKGSDFKSKFIKK; translated from the coding sequence TGCAGGAATTACAGGAGCGGCTACAGATGTTCAGGCTCACTCTGATGCTTATTTTCATAAGGCTAGTATTACTCAGGTTCAGACTAATTTGAATTCTAAAACTTGTGATGCGGAAACTTCAGTTACTAATAACCCTCCTGTAATTGCAGCATTGCCATCTTATACAATTCCTAATAAAACAGCTTTCGTACTAACAGCTAATGTTACGGATCCTGAAAATGATCCAATGACATATACTTGGGAACAAGTTGATACTGGAGCAACAAGTGCTCAGACTATTAATAAAACAAACTTAGGAACCACTACATATGGAGCATCATTTAGATCATTCACTCCGACTACAAGCCCTACAAGATATTTTCCTAAATTTTCTTCAGTACTTGCAGGAGTTTTAGATAATTCTTTGAATACATGGGAGTCTACATCTCAGGTTGCCAGAAGTTCAAATTTTGCTATTACGGTGAGAGATAATAATGCAAATCCAGCTGTACAGCAAACTAATTTTGCTCAACAAGCAATTACAGTAGGCAGTGATGGTCCTTTTCAGATCACTTCAGGATATTTATTTAGTAATACAACGACAAATATAACATGGGATGTTGCAAATACTTCTTCTGCTCCATATAGTGTTGCTAATGTGAAAATAGATTATTCTACAGATAATGGGGTAAATTGGACAGTGCTTTCAGCGTCAACTCCAAATAATGGAACAGCAACTATTGTAGCTTTGCCACCTTCTCTAAATGGGCAGATGGTTGTAATACGTGTGTCCTCAATAGGAAATGTTTTTTATGCATTGAAAAAAGTTACGGTAAGTACACAAGCAACTTGTGGCACAGCACCTAATAGTGTCGCAGCGAATAATATTACTAGTAATAATGCAAATATTTCTTGGGCTCCTGTAAGTGGTGCCGGTTCGTATTCAATACAGTATAAGCTATCTTCGGCTTCAACTTGGACAACAACAACTTCTACAACTAATTCGCTTTCACTTTCTAACTTAACAGATTGTTCTGCGTATCAGGTACAAGTTGCTGCTATTTGTTCTGGAACAACTGGCCCTTATTCTACTCCTATTACTTTCTCAACCGTATGTACGAATTATTGTACAGTTGCAAGTACTAATGCTACTCGTGATTATATATCTAACGTAACACTGGCAACTGTAAACAATACGACTGCGGCAACGGTATATTCGGACTTCACAGCCAATACCGTATTGCAGCCTGTTTTATTAACGAATAGCTCAAATTCGATAAGCGTATCTGTTGCTACACCTGTTGCGACAGGTAGTACAAATGTAATGGCGGTATGGATCGATTTCAATAAAAATGGAACATTTGAGACTAATGAAAGAGTGTTAAATAAACCTGCTGTACTAACATCAGTCGGTACAGTTGTTACAACGGGAACATTTACAGTTCCTTCAACGGCAGTAATTAATTCACCATTGAGAATGAGAGTGGTTACTGTTGTTGCGACTGCAGGAAGTGCAGGGGCGAGTCTTCCGGAATCCTATACATGCGGTACATTCTCTTATGGAGAAGTGGAAGATTATAATGTTATCGTAACTACATCTTTAGGAACTAATGATGTTAATAATACAAAAGATGGTATCCAGATCTATCCAAACCCAGCAACTGATTTCTTAAACGTAACTAAAGTTTCAGATAAGGCAACGTATAAAATTTATAACGCTGCAGGGCAATTGGTAAGCAACGGTACTATTAATGGTGGAAGAATTAATGTTTCAGCATTGATAAAAGGAGCTTATGTGATTGCTATTGAAGATAAAGGAAGTGATTTTAAATCTAAGTTTATCAAGAAATAA